In Bacteroidota bacterium, the following are encoded in one genomic region:
- a CDS encoding MmcQ/YjbR family DNA-binding protein has protein sequence MNIESIRKYCLLKKGISEGFPFDDVTLVFKVMGKMFALINIDKMESINLKCEPDVALELRASFPEIVLPGWHMNKKHWNTIKLDDSTDKEFIFKWIDHSYDEVVKTLSKKLLEEFRKL, from the coding sequence GTGAATATTGAATCAATTCGCAAATATTGCTTACTAAAAAAGGGAATTTCAGAAGGATTCCCTTTTGATGATGTAACCTTGGTGTTTAAAGTCATGGGGAAGATGTTTGCACTTATCAATATAGATAAAATGGAAAGCATTAATTTGAAATGTGAACCAGATGTAGCACTTGAATTACGAGCCAGTTTTCCTGAAATAGTTTTGCCTGGCTGGCATATGAATAAAAAGCATTGGAATACAATTAAACTGGATGATTCAACTGATAAAGAATTCATTTTTAAATGGATAGATCATTCATATGATGAAGTCGTAAAAACACTTTCAAAGAAATTGCTTGAAGAATTTAGAAAATTGTGA
- a CDS encoding MATE family efflux transporter, whose protein sequence is MIDLTQGKEGKQILRFALPMLLGNVFQQLYNIVDSAVIGQVEGTEALGAVGASFPLIFVLISMIIGLASGSTIIISQYFGAKDIENVKKTIETMFIYLFFASIAVSIIGISLSGPIFSMLDVAPEVLPLAKTYFNIYIGGIVLLFGFNGTAAILRGLGDSKTPLYFMIIATVMNIGLDLLFIIVFKWGVMGAAVATLISQGGAFISSIIYLNRTHDIFQITLSKLRFDRDIFNKSMRIGLPSGLQQTFVALGMLALIKIVNIYGTTTLAAYTVAGRIDMFAALPAMNFAAALSAFVGQNIGANKIDRVRNGYRATLLMSSGISIAVTIFVVFFGNSLMGLFSKDPDVVRIGHEYLIIVSSFYILFSFMFMTNAVLRGAGDTVAPMIITLLALWVIRVPASYLLSLQFGETGIWWGIPAAWGFGAVFSYIYYKTGRWKNKGVIKHAVK, encoded by the coding sequence ATGATAGATTTAACCCAGGGAAAAGAAGGCAAACAAATTTTACGCTTTGCACTACCAATGCTTTTAGGAAATGTTTTTCAGCAACTATACAATATTGTTGACAGTGCTGTAATTGGGCAGGTTGAAGGAACAGAAGCACTGGGTGCGGTAGGAGCTTCTTTCCCCTTAATTTTTGTCCTGATTTCCATGATTATTGGATTGGCATCTGGATCAACAATAATCATTTCACAATATTTTGGAGCAAAGGATATTGAAAATGTCAAGAAAACAATAGAAACTATGTTTATCTATTTGTTTTTTGCTTCTATTGCTGTGTCAATTATTGGCATTTCTCTGAGTGGACCAATTTTTAGCATGTTAGATGTTGCTCCTGAAGTATTGCCTTTGGCTAAAACATACTTTAATATTTACATTGGGGGAATTGTATTATTATTTGGATTCAATGGAACAGCAGCTATCTTACGTGGACTAGGAGATTCAAAAACACCATTGTATTTCATGATCATTGCAACAGTCATGAATATTGGTCTGGATTTACTTTTTATTATTGTGTTTAAATGGGGTGTAATGGGTGCTGCAGTTGCTACTTTAATCTCTCAAGGTGGTGCATTTATTAGTTCGATTATTTATCTAAACCGAACACACGATATTTTCCAGATTACCCTCTCGAAACTACGGTTCGATAGGGATATCTTTAATAAGAGTATGCGTATTGGTTTGCCGTCTGGATTACAGCAAACTTTTGTTGCATTGGGGATGTTAGCCTTGATAAAAATTGTAAATATTTATGGAACGACAACTTTGGCTGCTTATACTGTAGCCGGACGCATTGATATGTTTGCAGCATTACCCGCTATGAATTTTGCAGCCGCTTTATCCGCATTTGTTGGTCAGAACATTGGTGCCAATAAAATTGATCGGGTTCGAAATGGCTATCGAGCTACTCTGTTAATGTCTTCTGGGATTTCGATAGCCGTAACCATATTTGTGGTGTTTTTTGGAAATTCCTTAATGGGTTTGTTTTCAAAAGATCCTGATGTGGTCAGAATTGGACATGAATACCTGATTATTGTGAGCTCATTTTACATATTGTTTTCTTTTATGTTTATGACCAATGCGGTACTTAGGGGAGCTGGAGATACGGTTGCACCTATGATAATTACTTTACTTGCCTTGTGGGTTATCCGGGTTCCTGCTTCTTATTTGTTATCGCTACAGTTTGGTGAAACCGGAATTTGGTGGGGTATTCCTGCAGCCTGGGGTTTTGGAGCTGTGTTTTCCTATATTTATTACAAAACAGGACGATGGAAGAATAAGGGAGTGATAAAGCATGCTGTTAAATAA